From Desmodus rotundus isolate HL8 chromosome 12, HLdesRot8A.1, whole genome shotgun sequence, one genomic window encodes:
- the SMG9 gene encoding nonsense-mediated mRNA decay factor SMG9, which translates to MSESGHSQPGLYGIERRRRWKEPGPGGPQNLSGPGGRERDYIAPWERERRDGSEETGASVMQKTPIILSKPPAERSKQPPPPTAPAAPPAPAPLEKPIVLMKPREEGKGPAAPTNASTPEGTPPPPPAAPVPPKGEKEGQRPTQPVYQIQNRGMGTAAPAVMDPVVGQAKLLPPERMKHSIKLVDDQMNWCDSAIEYLLDQTDVLVVGVLGLQGTGKSMIMSLLSANTPEEDQRAYVFRAQSAEMKERGGNQTSGIDFFITQERIVFLDTQPILSPSILDHLINNDRKLPPEYNLPHTYVEMQSLQIAAFLFTVCHVVIVVQDWFTDLSLYRFLQTAEMVKPSTPSPSHESSSSSGSDEGTEYYPHLVFLQNKARREDFCPRKLRQMHLIIDQLMAHSHLRYKGTLSMLQCNVFPGLPPDFLDSEVNLFLVPFMDSEAESENPPRAGPGSSPLFSLLPGYRGHPSFQSLVNKLRSQVMSMARPQLSHTILTEKNWFHYAARIWDGVKKSSALAEYSRLLA; encoded by the exons ATGTCTGAGTCTGGTCACAGTCAGCCTGGGCTCTACGGTATAGAGAGGCGGCGACGGTGGAAGGAGCCTGGCCCTGGAGGCCCCCAGAATCTCTCTGGGCCTGGTGGTCGGGAGAGGGATTACATTGCAccatgggaaagagagagacgg GATGGCAGCGAAGAGACAGGCGCATCGGTCATGCAGAAAACCCCCATCATCCTCTCAAAACCTCCAGCAGAGCGG TCAAAGCAGCCACCACCTCCAACggcccctgctgccccacctgccccagcccctcttgAGAAGCCCATCGTCCTCATGAAACCacgggaggaggggaaagggcctGCGGCCCCAACAAACGCCTCAACGCCCGagggcacccccccacccccccctgcAGCCCCCGTGCCACccaagggggagaaggagggccAGAGACCCACACAGCCTGTGTACCAGATCCAGAACCGGGGCATGGGCACTGCCGCGCCAGCTGTCATGGACC CTGTCGTGGGCCAGGCCAAACTGCTGCCCCCAGAGCGCATGAAGCACAGCATCAAGCTGGTGGATGACCAGATGAACTGGTGCGACAGTGCCATTGAG TACTTGCTGGATCAGACCGATGTGTTGGTGGTTGGTGTCCTGGGCCTTCAGGGGACAGGCAAGTCCATGATCATGTCATTGTTGTCAGCCAACACTCCTGAGGAGGATCAGAG GGCGTATGTGTTCCGGGCCCAGAGCGCCGAAATGAAGGAACGAGGGGGCAATCAGACCAGTGGCATCGACTTCTTTATTACCCAGGAGCGGATTGTTTTCCTGGACACGCAG CCCATCCTGAGCCCCTCCATCTTGGACCACCTCATCAACAACGACCGCAAGCTGCCTCCAGAGTACAACCTCCCCCACACCTACGTTGAGATGCAG tCACTCCAGATCGCTGCCTTCCTCTTCACGGTCTGCCACGTGGTGATTGTCGTCCAGGACTGGTTCACAGACCTCAGTCTGTACAG GTTCCTGCAGACAGCGGAGATGGTGAAGCCCTCCACCCCGTCCCCCAGCCACGAGTCCAGCAGCTCGTCAGGCTCCGATGAGGGCACTGAGTACTACCCTCACCTGG TCTTCCTACAGAACAAAGCTCGCCGGGAGGACTTCTGTCCTCGCAAGCTGCGGCAGATGCACCTGATAATCGACCAGCTCATGGCCCACTCGCACCTGCGTTACAAGG GTACTCTGTCCATGCTGCAGTGCAACGTCTTCCCTGGGCTGCCCCCCGACTTCCTGGACTCGGAGGTCAACTTGTTCCTGGTGCCCTTCATGGACAGTGAAGCGGAGAGTGAAAACCCACCAAGGGCAG GACCCGGTTCCAGCCCACTCTTCTCCCTGCTTCCCGGGTACCGTGGCCACCCCAGTTTCCAGTCCTTGGTGAACAAGCTCCGGAGCCAAGTGATGTCCATGGCCCGGCCACAGCTGTCACACACAATCCTCACCGAGAAGAACTG GTTCCACTACGCTGCCCGGATCTGGGACGGGGTGAAGAAGTCCTCTGCCCTGGCCGAGTACAGCCGTCTGCTGGCCTGA